A single genomic interval of Burkholderia sp. HI2500 harbors:
- a CDS encoding BCCT family transporter produces MPDSRPSPRTTFKPQVVLPALAVIGALLVVCALHPSEAGALFSAGQQWVIARFDWFYVLAVTGFLVFLVLIAASDFGNIRLGPDDAEPEFSFVSWTAMLFAAGMGIGLMYFGVGEPMQHFLKPPTVDPGTPAAAREAMLMTFFHWGFHAWAIYGLMGLVLAYFGFRYNLPLTLRSGLYPVLRERINGWIGHTVDAFALVGTVAGIATTLGYGVMQISAGLHTVVGWDTSGNAFRIGLVVLVVLLAGASAASGLDKGVRRLSELNLLLAFLLLAFVVVAGPTSFLLRALGDNIGQYLSHLVDLSFRTYAYASPREEGWFGGWTILYWAWWVSWSPFVGMFIARISRGRTIRQFVIGVLLVPTAFNLVWMTVFGNSAIWLDTHGAAGALAQTATNVDALLFRFFDFLPLSQGLSIVAIVLIAVFFVTSADSGAFVLDQIATRGNAHSPVWQRLFWAALLGVTAAVLLVAGGLGALQAMTLIAALPVAIIMLALCYGLWRGLAADRAHYSQDIAPATSFWTGQHWRHRLTHILRQTTEAEARQFVAETVEPALRKVADELRASGVDANVQRDSDDAVRLTVPTADHRDFVYGVRVTVKSAAAFLVREAAEPEAERAHVYGIVTFFEDGRLGYDVEYLRGDEVIADVLRQYERYVSLAADKRTHLLSRAPGHATEAE; encoded by the coding sequence ATGCCAGATTCCCGTCCCTCGCCCCGCACGACGTTCAAGCCGCAGGTCGTCCTGCCCGCGCTCGCGGTCATCGGCGCACTGCTCGTCGTGTGCGCACTGCACCCGAGCGAAGCCGGCGCGCTGTTCTCCGCCGGCCAGCAATGGGTCATCGCACGCTTCGACTGGTTCTACGTGCTCGCCGTCACCGGCTTCCTCGTGTTTCTCGTGCTGATCGCCGCCAGCGACTTCGGCAACATCCGGCTCGGCCCCGACGACGCCGAACCCGAATTCAGCTTCGTGTCGTGGACGGCGATGCTGTTCGCGGCCGGCATGGGCATCGGCCTGATGTATTTCGGCGTCGGCGAGCCGATGCAGCACTTCCTGAAGCCGCCGACCGTCGACCCCGGCACGCCCGCCGCCGCGCGCGAGGCGATGCTGATGACGTTCTTCCACTGGGGCTTCCACGCGTGGGCGATCTACGGGTTGATGGGGCTCGTGCTCGCGTATTTCGGCTTCCGCTACAACCTGCCGCTGACGCTGCGCTCGGGGCTGTATCCGGTGCTGCGCGAGCGCATCAACGGCTGGATCGGCCACACGGTCGACGCGTTCGCGCTGGTCGGCACGGTCGCCGGCATCGCGACGACGCTCGGCTACGGCGTGATGCAGATCAGCGCCGGCCTGCACACGGTCGTGGGCTGGGACACCAGCGGCAACGCGTTCCGCATCGGGCTGGTCGTGCTGGTCGTGCTGCTCGCGGGTGCTTCCGCCGCGAGTGGCCTCGACAAGGGCGTGCGGCGGCTGTCCGAGCTGAACCTGCTGCTCGCGTTCCTGTTGCTCGCGTTCGTGGTCGTCGCGGGACCGACGTCGTTCCTGCTGCGCGCGCTCGGCGACAACATCGGCCAGTACCTGTCGCATCTCGTCGACCTGTCGTTCCGCACCTATGCGTACGCGTCGCCGCGCGAGGAAGGCTGGTTCGGCGGCTGGACGATCCTTTATTGGGCATGGTGGGTATCGTGGTCGCCGTTCGTCGGCATGTTCATCGCGCGCATCTCGCGTGGCCGCACGATCCGTCAGTTCGTGATCGGCGTGCTGCTCGTGCCGACCGCGTTCAATCTCGTGTGGATGACCGTGTTCGGCAACAGCGCGATCTGGCTCGATACGCACGGCGCGGCCGGCGCGCTAGCGCAGACGGCCACCAACGTCGACGCGCTGCTGTTCCGCTTCTTCGATTTCCTGCCGCTGTCGCAAGGGCTGTCGATCGTCGCGATCGTGCTGATCGCGGTGTTCTTCGTCACGTCCGCCGATTCGGGCGCGTTCGTGCTCGACCAGATCGCGACGCGCGGCAACGCGCACTCGCCCGTGTGGCAACGGCTGTTCTGGGCCGCGCTGCTCGGCGTGACGGCCGCGGTGCTGCTCGTCGCCGGCGGCCTCGGCGCCTTGCAGGCAATGACGCTGATCGCCGCGCTTCCGGTGGCGATCATCATGCTCGCGCTCTGCTACGGGCTGTGGCGCGGGCTCGCGGCCGACCGCGCGCACTATTCGCAGGACATCGCGCCCGCGACGAGCTTCTGGACCGGCCAGCACTGGCGCCACCGCCTGACGCACATCCTGCGGCAGACGACCGAAGCCGAAGCGCGCCAGTTCGTCGCCGAGACGGTCGAGCCCGCGTTGCGCAAGGTCGCCGACGAGCTGCGCGCGAGCGGCGTCGATGCGAACGTGCAGCGCGACAGCGACGATGCCGTGCGGCTCACCGTGCCGACCGCCGACCACCGCGATTTCGTGTACGGCGTGCGCGTGACGGTGAAATCCGCGGCCGCGTTCCTGGTGCGCGAGGCAGCCGAGCCGGAAGCGGAACGGGCCCACGTGTACGGGATCGTCACGTTCTTCGAGGACGGGCGGCTCGGCTACGACGTCGAATACCTGCGCGGCGACGAAGTGATTGCCGATGTGCTGCGCCAGTACGAACGCTACGTGTCGCTCGCGGCTGACAAGCGCACGCATCTGCTGAGCCGCGCGCCGGGGCATGCGACGGAGGCCGAATGA
- a CDS encoding glycoside hydrolase family 31 protein has product MTSLLHPPVFRVAGQHANRVLLASEAGATVEIFVLEDDIVRVRVLPDATARNPRTWSIAPGLDDVSLDGRDRLDLSGFALPSFTLVEDDESVCIETVQIRLAVRRQGGHCTWSMRGADGTWRVALADRATQAYNFGWWDDRAYHYVARERGDKVFGLGERAGDLDRTGARFEMRNIDAMGYSAKHTDPLYKHIPFYITWSPAACQGFGLFYDTLSDCAFDMGRELDNYHGPYRYFVAEHGDLDYYFIASPDTPLAAARRFTWLTGRPARTPKWGLGYSGSTMRYTDAPDAQQQMNQFVEQCDTHDILCDSFHLSSGYTSIGAKRYVFNWNRDKFPDAKGFVKHYRDHGIRLCANIKPCLLRDHPAFEEAARRGLLIRSASGEPAWVQFWDEVGAYLDFTQPDAYRWWREQVTSALLDYGIESTWNDNNEYEIWSPDAIAHGFGQPYPVREAKVLQTMLMMRASRDAQRAHAPARRPFLVSRSGGAGMQRYVQTWSGDNYTSWETLRYNLKMGLGLALSGVSNIGHDIGGFSGPAPSPELLLRWVQFGLFMPRFSIHSWNDDGTVNEPWMYPEITAQIASLIKQRYRLLPYLYHLLWLSTTRYEPVLRPTFADFPGDARCYDECDDMMLGDALLVAPVVDPGLTARTVYLPSGARWLCCASAQAFNGGASVTLPAPLDTPVMLLREGRVLPLNVAEQHFGARADTRGFLVAPRIEDGVAYGECVEDDGETEAWRDGEYGLWRIETGREASGALGVSVRWDGRPARPADRVEILLPASLHGTVAVRGARIEQDAQDGVWRRLVVAFDS; this is encoded by the coding sequence GCAACCCGCGCACGTGGTCGATCGCGCCGGGCCTCGACGACGTGTCGCTCGACGGGCGCGACCGCCTCGACTTGAGCGGCTTCGCGCTGCCCTCCTTTACCCTCGTCGAAGACGATGAGAGCGTGTGCATCGAGACCGTACAGATCCGGCTCGCGGTGCGCCGGCAAGGCGGCCATTGCACGTGGTCGATGCGCGGCGCGGACGGCACCTGGCGCGTCGCACTCGCCGACCGTGCGACGCAGGCGTACAACTTCGGCTGGTGGGACGATCGCGCGTATCACTACGTCGCCCGCGAGCGCGGCGACAAGGTGTTCGGCCTCGGCGAACGTGCGGGCGACCTCGACCGCACCGGCGCGCGCTTCGAGATGCGCAACATCGACGCGATGGGCTACAGCGCGAAGCACACCGACCCGCTGTACAAGCACATTCCGTTCTACATCACCTGGTCGCCCGCAGCGTGCCAGGGGTTCGGGCTGTTCTACGACACGCTGTCGGACTGCGCGTTCGACATGGGCCGCGAGCTCGACAACTATCACGGCCCATACCGCTATTTCGTCGCCGAGCACGGCGATCTCGACTACTACTTCATCGCGTCGCCCGACACGCCGCTCGCCGCTGCGCGGCGCTTCACGTGGCTCACCGGGCGCCCCGCGCGCACGCCGAAATGGGGGCTCGGCTATTCGGGCTCAACGATGCGCTACACCGATGCGCCGGACGCGCAGCAGCAGATGAACCAGTTCGTCGAGCAATGCGACACGCACGACATCCTGTGCGATTCGTTCCACCTGTCGTCGGGCTATACGTCGATCGGCGCGAAGCGCTACGTGTTCAACTGGAACCGCGACAAGTTTCCCGACGCGAAGGGCTTCGTGAAGCATTACCGCGACCACGGCATCCGCCTGTGCGCGAACATCAAGCCGTGCCTGCTGCGCGACCATCCCGCATTCGAAGAGGCGGCCAGGCGCGGGCTGCTGATCCGCTCGGCGTCCGGCGAGCCCGCATGGGTGCAGTTCTGGGACGAGGTCGGCGCGTATCTCGACTTCACGCAGCCCGATGCGTACCGCTGGTGGCGCGAGCAGGTCACGTCGGCGCTGCTCGACTACGGGATCGAGTCGACCTGGAACGACAACAACGAGTACGAGATCTGGTCGCCCGACGCGATCGCGCACGGTTTCGGCCAGCCGTATCCCGTGCGTGAAGCGAAGGTGCTGCAGACGATGCTGATGATGCGCGCGTCGCGCGACGCGCAGCGCGCGCATGCGCCGGCGCGGCGGCCGTTCCTCGTGTCGCGCTCCGGCGGCGCCGGCATGCAGCGCTACGTGCAGACCTGGTCCGGCGACAACTATACGTCGTGGGAAACCCTGCGCTACAACCTGAAGATGGGCCTCGGGCTCGCGCTGTCGGGCGTGTCGAACATCGGTCACGACATCGGCGGCTTCTCCGGGCCCGCGCCGTCGCCGGAACTGCTGCTGCGCTGGGTGCAGTTCGGCCTCTTCATGCCGCGCTTCAGCATCCACTCGTGGAACGACGACGGCACCGTCAACGAACCGTGGATGTACCCGGAGATCACCGCGCAGATCGCGTCGCTGATCAAGCAGCGCTACCGTCTGCTGCCCTACCTCTATCACCTGCTGTGGCTGTCGACGACGCGCTACGAACCCGTGCTGCGGCCGACCTTCGCCGATTTCCCCGGCGATGCGCGCTGCTACGACGAATGTGACGACATGATGCTCGGCGACGCGCTGCTCGTCGCGCCGGTCGTCGATCCCGGCCTGACGGCGCGCACCGTCTATCTGCCGTCGGGCGCGCGCTGGTTGTGCTGCGCGAGCGCGCAAGCGTTCAACGGCGGCGCGAGCGTGACGCTGCCCGCGCCGCTCGACACGCCGGTGATGCTGCTGCGCGAGGGCCGCGTGCTGCCGCTGAACGTCGCGGAACAGCATTTCGGCGCGCGTGCCGACACGCGCGGCTTCCTCGTTGCGCCGCGCATCGAGGACGGTGTCGCGTACGGCGAATGCGTCGAGGACGATGGCGAGACGGAAGCATGGCGCGACGGCGAATACGGGCTGTGGCGCATCGAGACCGGCCGCGAAGCGTCGGGCGCGCTCGGCGTATCGGTGCGCTGGGACGGCCGCCCGGCACGCCCGGCCGACCGCGTCGAGATCCTGTTGCCCGCGTCGCTGCACGGCACGGTCGCCGTGCGCGGCGCGCGCATCGAGCAGGATGCGCAGGACGGCGTATGGCGCCGGCTCGTCGTCGCATTCGACAGCTGA
- a CDS encoding porin, protein MKAPVNRYAILILSAASLGTTATHAQSSVTLYGVVDDSLAYVNNQQGHSNVYMRDGNLYASKFGLRGDEDLGGGTHAIFDLQSGFNLNNGAQSAAGLIFNRQAFVGLRNDHYGTMTAGRQYTPYFLFVGPYASSSWLTGATGAHPGDIDGLDTTTRVNNSVTYTSPTFAGLTASTMYAFGGIAGATGKGNTFSAALRYANGPIGVAAGYLRINSSGSSAGFLNPATAASGSFAVSVLNQGYLTAKAVEQVAAAGNYTLGDLTMGLNYSNVKYLPGNGSAFTDTAVFNTYGALAAYRFTPVFSVAGAFAYTLASKANGINSAARYQQYSLKESYSLSKRTTLYALQAYTHSSGQTLGAQGAGHVIDAAPIVGDSQQLTPSTTRGQFVGMAGIAVTF, encoded by the coding sequence ATGAAAGCACCCGTCAATCGCTATGCAATCCTGATTTTATCGGCTGCATCGCTCGGCACGACCGCCACCCACGCGCAGAGCAGCGTGACGCTGTACGGTGTCGTCGACGATTCGCTCGCGTACGTGAACAACCAGCAGGGCCACTCGAACGTCTACATGCGCGACGGCAACCTGTATGCGTCGAAGTTCGGGCTGCGCGGTGACGAGGATCTCGGCGGCGGCACGCATGCGATCTTCGACCTGCAGTCCGGCTTCAACCTGAACAACGGCGCGCAATCCGCCGCCGGCCTGATCTTCAATCGCCAGGCGTTCGTCGGCCTGCGCAACGATCACTACGGCACGATGACGGCCGGCCGCCAGTACACGCCCTACTTCCTGTTCGTCGGGCCGTACGCATCGAGCAGCTGGCTGACCGGCGCGACGGGCGCGCATCCGGGTGACATCGACGGCCTCGACACGACGACACGCGTGAACAACTCGGTCACCTATACGTCGCCGACCTTCGCCGGGCTGACCGCCAGCACGATGTATGCCTTCGGCGGCATTGCCGGCGCGACCGGCAAGGGCAACACGTTCAGCGCCGCGCTGCGTTATGCGAACGGGCCGATCGGCGTCGCGGCCGGCTACCTGCGCATCAACAGCTCGGGCTCGTCGGCGGGCTTCCTGAATCCGGCGACCGCCGCGTCGGGCAGCTTCGCGGTGTCGGTGCTGAACCAGGGCTACCTGACCGCGAAGGCCGTCGAGCAGGTCGCGGCGGCCGGCAACTACACGCTCGGCGACCTGACGATGGGTCTCAACTACTCGAACGTGAAGTACCTGCCCGGCAACGGCTCGGCGTTCACGGACACGGCCGTGTTCAACACCTACGGCGCGCTCGCCGCGTACCGCTTCACGCCGGTATTCTCGGTGGCCGGCGCGTTCGCGTACACGCTCGCGTCGAAGGCGAACGGCATCAACAGTGCGGCCCGCTACCAGCAGTATTCGCTGAAGGAGTCGTACAGCCTGTCGAAGCGCACGACGCTCTATGCGCTGCAGGCGTACACGCATTCGAGCGGGCAGACGCTCGGTGCGCAAGGCGCGGGCCACGTGATCGACGCGGCACCGATCGTCGGCGATTCGCAGCAGCTCACGCCGTCGACGACGCGCGGCCAGTTCGTCGGCATGGCCGGGATCGCCGTCACGTTCTGA
- a CDS encoding metallophosphoesterase family protein, with the protein MRRLLTRALLVRCAPLAALAALSACSNHIDSPADPASASANVQAAWVEIGESNQAIARVITNYTPASAGDPLCPQLTVDGKLSRMAVRAGAATLAQRPTASDPSDSKPSSFPVSVCEMTLPAGAQAASVAGRTLPLPKAQPQRIAIIADTGCRMKKADNAWQACNDATVWPFDTIAASVAKLSPDLVMHIGDYHYRENACPPDIAGCKDSPWGYGWDTWQADLFRPAAPLLAKAPWVVVRGNHEECARAGQGWFRFLDPRPYSAARSCDDPANDNNANYSEPYAVSLGGGSQVIVFDTAKVGRTPLKTTDAQFGIYQKQFQTVAALASKAGMTTTIFTNHHPILAFAPIAGSTPAPGNLALQSVMSSLNAQAYYPPGVHVALHGHVHDFQAINFSSGHPATIVSGNGGDNLDVALPDPFPAGLTPAPGAVIERLSHNNSFGFLIMERRAAPATGWVFHAYSAAGKLLASCDQSGTTLACDKTGFIAP; encoded by the coding sequence ATGCGACGACTCCTCACGCGCGCGCTGCTCGTGCGCTGCGCTCCCCTTGCTGCCCTCGCCGCGCTGTCCGCGTGCTCGAACCACATCGATTCGCCGGCCGATCCGGCGAGCGCATCGGCCAACGTCCAGGCCGCATGGGTCGAGATCGGCGAGTCGAACCAGGCGATCGCGCGCGTCATCACGAACTACACACCCGCGTCGGCCGGCGATCCGCTGTGCCCGCAACTGACCGTCGACGGCAAGCTGTCGCGCATGGCCGTGCGCGCGGGCGCCGCTACCCTTGCCCAGCGGCCCACCGCCAGCGATCCGTCCGATTCGAAGCCGTCGAGCTTCCCGGTGTCCGTCTGCGAGATGACGCTGCCGGCCGGCGCGCAGGCGGCGAGCGTCGCGGGCCGCACGCTGCCGCTGCCGAAGGCGCAGCCGCAACGCATCGCGATCATCGCCGATACCGGCTGCCGCATGAAGAAAGCCGACAACGCGTGGCAGGCGTGCAACGACGCGACGGTGTGGCCGTTCGACACGATCGCGGCCAGCGTCGCGAAGCTGTCGCCCGACCTCGTGATGCACATCGGCGACTACCACTATCGCGAGAACGCGTGCCCGCCGGACATCGCCGGCTGTAAGGACAGCCCGTGGGGCTATGGCTGGGATACGTGGCAGGCCGACCTGTTCCGCCCGGCCGCGCCGCTGCTCGCGAAGGCGCCATGGGTCGTCGTGCGCGGCAACCACGAGGAGTGCGCGCGGGCGGGCCAGGGCTGGTTCCGCTTCCTCGATCCGCGCCCGTATTCGGCCGCGCGCTCGTGCGACGATCCGGCCAACGACAACAACGCGAACTATTCGGAACCCTATGCGGTGTCGCTCGGCGGCGGCTCGCAGGTGATCGTGTTCGACACCGCGAAGGTCGGCCGCACGCCGCTCAAGACGACCGACGCGCAATTCGGCATCTACCAGAAGCAGTTCCAGACGGTCGCCGCGCTCGCGTCGAAGGCCGGCATGACGACGACGATCTTCACGAACCACCATCCGATCCTCGCGTTCGCGCCGATCGCCGGCAGCACGCCCGCGCCGGGCAACCTCGCGCTGCAGTCGGTGATGTCGAGCCTCAACGCGCAGGCGTACTACCCGCCCGGCGTGCACGTCGCGCTGCACGGGCACGTGCACGACTTCCAGGCAATCAACTTCTCGTCCGGGCATCCCGCGACGATCGTGTCCGGCAACGGCGGCGACAATCTCGACGTCGCGCTGCCCGACCCGTTCCCGGCCGGCCTGACGCCCGCACCGGGCGCCGTGATCGAACGGCTGTCGCACAACAACAGCTTCGGCTTCCTGATCATGGAACGTCGCGCCGCCCCGGCGACCGGCT
- a CDS encoding class I SAM-dependent methyltransferase codes for METSLPNDEQSALWNGPSGRAWVDTQAPIDRMFEPLEKLLVDAAATSSARSVLDVGCGTGAVTLAIARRLAADAQCTGIDISARMIDAAQARAERSGVHARFVRADVQTHAFEPASVDLIVSRLGVMFFDDPVRAFENLRHAARPNAQMRFIAWRSAADNPFMTIAEQAAAPLLPNLPARRPGAPGQFAFGDRQRVASVLSDSGWADIVIEPVDLACALPASALDDYISRLGPVGLALLEVDEATRRRVVDTMRAAFARYVEGADVRFDAACWLVTARAPSA; via the coding sequence ATGGAAACCAGCCTGCCCAATGACGAACAATCCGCGCTCTGGAACGGCCCGTCGGGGCGCGCGTGGGTCGACACGCAGGCGCCGATCGACCGGATGTTCGAGCCGCTGGAAAAGTTGCTCGTGGATGCAGCGGCTACATCGTCCGCGCGCAGCGTGCTCGACGTCGGCTGCGGCACGGGCGCGGTCACGCTCGCGATCGCGCGGCGGCTCGCGGCGGACGCGCAGTGCACGGGCATCGATATCTCTGCCCGGATGATCGACGCCGCGCAGGCGCGCGCCGAACGCAGCGGCGTTCACGCCCGTTTCGTGCGCGCGGATGTGCAGACCCACGCGTTCGAGCCCGCGAGCGTCGACCTGATCGTGTCGCGCCTGGGTGTGATGTTCTTCGACGATCCGGTTCGTGCTTTTGAGAATCTGCGGCATGCGGCACGGCCGAATGCGCAGATGCGGTTCATCGCATGGCGCAGCGCGGCCGACAATCCATTCATGACGATCGCCGAGCAAGCCGCCGCGCCGTTGCTGCCGAACCTGCCCGCCCGGCGGCCCGGCGCGCCGGGGCAATTCGCGTTCGGCGACCGGCAGCGCGTTGCGTCGGTGCTGTCGGACAGCGGCTGGGCGGACATCGTGATCGAGCCGGTCGATCTGGCGTGCGCGCTGCCTGCTTCCGCGCTGGACGACTACATCTCGCGGCTGGGCCCGGTCGGGCTGGCGTTGCTGGAGGTGGACGAGGCGACCCGGCGGCGCGTGGTCGACACGATGCGTGCCGCGTTCGCGCGTTACGTGGAGGGTGCCGATGTGCGCTTCGACGCGGCATGCTGGCTCGTGACGGCGCGGGCACCGTCCGCGTAA